The following proteins are encoded in a genomic region of Flammeovirga pectinis:
- a CDS encoding class I SAM-dependent methyltransferase yields MNNQEINQKNKEIWNANAENWDSYMGEMGNRWHNDLIAPQSVELLNLKEGDKLLDVGCGNGLFARRMAKLGIKVTAFDFAQVNIDKAKKYSTKNIDYKVLDATEEVDLLSLGEGGFQGAVSHMTLMDMPTLGVLFASLSKLLIKNGVFVFSIQHPVFNSNSASEDERNNLILSEYIQKENYMGMAVPGQEHEQYYFHRPISTYFELAFKNGFVVDGYVEPTFSKEQDSFYSKFPPVLLVRLRKL; encoded by the coding sequence ATGAATAATCAAGAAATCAATCAAAAAAATAAAGAGATTTGGAATGCAAATGCAGAGAATTGGGATAGCTATATGGGCGAAATGGGAAACCGTTGGCACAACGATTTAATTGCACCTCAGTCTGTAGAACTTCTAAATTTAAAAGAAGGAGATAAGTTATTAGATGTAGGGTGTGGAAATGGACTATTTGCAAGGCGAATGGCAAAATTAGGGATAAAAGTAACTGCCTTCGATTTTGCTCAGGTAAACATAGATAAAGCAAAGAAATACAGCACAAAAAATATCGATTATAAAGTACTTGATGCTACTGAAGAAGTGGATTTATTATCACTTGGTGAAGGTGGTTTTCAAGGAGCGGTGTCGCACATGACATTAATGGATATGCCAACTCTTGGTGTTTTATTTGCAAGTTTATCAAAGCTCTTGATCAAAAATGGAGTCTTTGTATTTTCAATTCAGCACCCCGTTTTTAACTCAAATTCGGCATCTGAAGATGAAAGGAATAACCTTATTCTTTCAGAGTATATTCAAAAAGAAAATTATATGGGAATGGCTGTACCCGGTCAAGAACATGAACAATATTATTTCCATAGACCTATAAGCACTTATTTTGAACTCGCCTTTAAAAATGGTTTTGTTGTAGATGGATATGTTGAGCCTACCTTCTCAAAAGAGCAAGATTCTTTTTATTCAAAATTTCCTCCTGTATTACTTGTAAGGTTGAGGAAATTATAA
- a CDS encoding DUF2071 domain-containing protein, producing the protein MSHNQEVLDKRIQARKSKSSLDVNTLLEHFAIISYKVPLSKIKKYIPKPFRLWTFLENGKEYALVSAVPFKDKDFRFYKFAPFINFSFYQTNFRTYIIDERDGAYTAWFFGTTLGSITHLLPKLLWKMPWEFARYTFDFKYEEGRYKKYTMEFTSKMGNGKIDLESSTEDCILLDGFSSLAEQDLILTHPVKGYYTQSETKIGAYEIWHPKFNLKQGKVKMAYFELFERLGLVSKEEMKIPHSVLITDQIAFDVLLPPAHFSHPSE; encoded by the coding sequence ATGTCGCATAATCAAGAAGTTTTAGATAAAAGGATACAAGCAAGAAAATCAAAAAGTAGCCTAGATGTCAATACATTATTAGAGCATTTTGCCATAATATCTTATAAAGTTCCCCTTTCAAAAATAAAGAAATATATTCCCAAGCCATTCAGATTATGGACATTCTTAGAGAATGGAAAAGAGTATGCTTTAGTGAGTGCAGTACCTTTTAAAGATAAGGATTTTCGATTCTATAAATTCGCTCCTTTTATCAATTTTAGTTTTTATCAAACTAACTTTAGAACTTATATTATAGACGAAAGAGATGGTGCTTACACAGCTTGGTTTTTTGGAACTACTTTAGGTTCAATAACACATTTACTCCCTAAATTACTTTGGAAAATGCCTTGGGAGTTTGCTCGTTATACATTTGATTTTAAGTATGAAGAGGGTAGGTACAAGAAGTATACTATGGAGTTTACTTCTAAAATGGGTAATGGTAAAATAGACTTAGAAAGTAGTACCGAAGATTGTATACTTTTGGATGGTTTTAGTAGTTTAGCAGAACAAGATTTAATTCTAACTCACCCTGTTAAAGGATATTACACCCAATCAGAAACAAAAATTGGTGCTTATGAAATTTGGCATCCAAAGTTTAATTTAAAACAAGGAAAAGTAAAAATGGCTTATTTTGAGCTTTTTGAACGCTTAGGCTTAGTATCAAAAGAAGAAATGAAAATACCTCATTCTGTATTAATTACAGATCAGATAGCGTTTGATGTTTTATTACCTCCTGCTCACTTTAGTCACCCATCAGAATAA
- a CDS encoding aldo/keto reductase, with amino-acid sequence MEIFDKAPIENYTPNQERYDTMHYQRCGKSGVLLPRISLGLWHNFGFNDNFGNARNIVRKAFDLGITHLDLANNYGPPYGAAEENFGRILQKDFLSHRDELFIATKAGYDMWPGPYGNWGSKKYLIASLDQSLKRMGLDYVDVFYHHRPDPQTPLEETMSALSQVVKQGKALYIGLSRYSPEDTEKAANLLKEMGTPCLIHQSKYSMFEREVEGPMLAKLGDLEMGSIVFSPLAQGMLTNKYVNGIPENSRANKDNTYLNVTAVEEKLDKIKLLHQMAVERGQTLSQMAIAWLFNHPVVTSVLVGASSPTQLEENVGCMKNANFTSSEIEKIEDILSK; translated from the coding sequence ATGGAAATTTTTGATAAAGCACCAATAGAAAACTATACGCCAAACCAAGAAAGGTACGATACAATGCATTACCAAAGGTGTGGAAAAAGTGGTGTGCTTCTTCCTAGAATATCTTTAGGTTTATGGCATAATTTCGGTTTTAACGATAACTTCGGTAACGCTAGAAATATAGTTAGAAAAGCATTCGATTTAGGTATCACTCATTTAGACTTGGCCAATAATTACGGACCTCCTTATGGTGCTGCAGAAGAAAATTTTGGGAGAATATTACAGAAAGATTTTTTGTCACATAGAGATGAACTGTTTATTGCAACAAAAGCAGGGTACGATATGTGGCCGGGACCGTATGGTAACTGGGGTTCTAAAAAATACTTGATTGCTAGTTTAGATCAGAGTCTTAAAAGAATGGGACTAGATTATGTAGATGTATTTTACCACCATAGACCAGACCCTCAAACTCCTTTAGAAGAAACCATGAGTGCCTTATCTCAAGTAGTAAAACAAGGAAAAGCATTGTATATTGGTTTATCTAGATATAGCCCAGAAGATACAGAAAAAGCGGCTAATCTATTGAAAGAAATGGGTACGCCTTGTCTAATTCATCAATCTAAATACTCTATGTTTGAACGTGAAGTAGAAGGACCGATGTTAGCAAAATTAGGCGATTTAGAAATGGGGTCAATTGTATTTTCTCCGTTAGCTCAAGGTATGCTTACCAATAAGTATGTGAATGGAATACCAGAAAATTCTAGAGCAAATAAAGACAATACGTATTTGAATGTGACTGCTGTAGAAGAGAAATTAGATAAAATAAAACTACTACATCAAATGGCCGTAGAAAGAGGCCAGACCCTTTCTCAAATGGCAATTGCTTGGTTATTTAATCACCCTGTTGTTACTTCTGTTTTAGTGGGCGCCAGTTCTCCAACTCAGCTAGAAGAAAATGTAGGATGTATGAAGAATGCTAATTTCACTTCATCAGAAATAGAAAAAATAGAAGATATTTTAAGTAAATAA
- a CDS encoding cupin domain-containing protein produces MELKKLVKSGEGENYDYSQDHCFIKVSSKDTNGELCFVEDSLKPGFHLKRHQHKIMTEVFYMLEGEMELIFDDETVLLKVGDTITVPPNVWHEAKCVKGGKMLSIFKDGQFDIFLEELSKMNDAQFADKEFMDAFSAKFDIYEQEL; encoded by the coding sequence ATGGAACTTAAAAAGTTAGTAAAAAGTGGAGAGGGAGAAAACTATGATTATTCTCAAGATCATTGTTTTATAAAGGTATCATCAAAAGATACGAATGGGGAGTTATGTTTTGTGGAAGATTCCTTAAAACCGGGTTTCCATTTAAAACGACATCAGCATAAAATAATGACAGAAGTCTTTTACATGCTAGAGGGTGAGATGGAGCTTATCTTTGATGATGAAACTGTGCTTTTAAAAGTAGGAGATACTATAACAGTTCCGCCAAATGTCTGGCACGAAGCAAAGTGTGTAAAAGGAGGGAAGATGCTTTCTATTTTTAAAGATGGGCAATTTGATATCTTTCTAGAAGAGTTATCTAAAATGAATGATGCACAATTTGCCGATAAGGAATTTATGGATGCATTTTCTGCAAAATTTGATATTTATGAGCAGGAGCTTTAA